One window of the Endomicrobium proavitum genome contains the following:
- a CDS encoding GH36-type glycosyl hydrolase domain-containing protein — MSKLWSYNDAGECAVENSRSLPQPLIHMLANSPKYFSICDNFLRGFSGFDYTRMFGEFDGPNFPKGQARFLWIRPKGDKPWLVNNYDVTNTETSEPKYEMGLGYVRFSGKLKKRALSASATIFVPNDEMAEIWLVEIKNESSKEQTVDFIPAVPIFGGNRAYVEYHRDVVRLYNKSQVTDHIEILPGLEWVEGSTDSSDICYLMGAATPNGKKGDRFYSDRETFLGANNSWLKPQAIVENIPPKAQCYGKEAVGAIEFKNIVIAARKSVKFAVVNAITFEGSKGARQLLKKYDYAGSVKAFEKLNNFWKERTSRVVITTQNKDFNNLWNNWWCYQLSMRYWFGNTGHPQTDYGSDFSGWRDFWQDMMAATVIDPKDLEERTMKTLEGIRLDGTNATRFFARTKEFGSDEVNGLWCDHPYWTAQTVMLLINFLGDYGFLLKSGIAYFKDCYRSRGEVKDDTWKKGVIDNQKTASKTVYKGTVLEHLLVQLLTMFYDVGNNNLLKQKRADWNDAVDQVKGENVTFTFGLALDCNELADLIEKVAQKKNISEVEVFEELALLIEKNAAHADIAAKVRQKTLEKYLAKVNGNISGKKVKIKVAALVADLRKKAALSIANANKKAFNGSYYSGYIFANGKPVDGIFKNGALSKKNPTTDDFEMMLMPQTWSLVSKGADKIKASDKVINSVFKHLLDKKIGALKLNYPPYLKFDKTIGRITGFAAGTKENNALFCHANLFFTWALLRRDRADDAYRIFSGINPLNQYQEVFRSGPWIPEYYVSSDNPNIAGRGEYPILTGSAAWTRYLFQNFFFGVRGELDGLRIDPRLPAHKDFNGAKLSIDFRGARYNITFFNDGLKKNTKASKIVVNGKEIEGTLVAPFAKGVCNVEVYLK, encoded by the coding sequence ATGTCAAAACTTTGGAGTTACAACGACGCCGGCGAATGCGCGGTTGAAAATTCAAGAAGTTTGCCGCAGCCTTTAATTCATATGCTTGCTAACAGCCCGAAATATTTTTCTATTTGCGACAATTTTTTAAGAGGTTTTTCCGGTTTTGATTATACAAGAATGTTCGGCGAATTTGACGGTCCGAATTTTCCTAAAGGTCAGGCAAGATTTTTGTGGATTCGTCCGAAAGGCGATAAGCCTTGGCTTGTAAATAATTACGATGTAACAAATACGGAAACTTCGGAACCTAAATATGAAATGGGTCTTGGCTACGTTCGCTTTAGCGGAAAGCTGAAAAAACGCGCGCTGTCGGCAAGCGCTACAATTTTTGTGCCCAATGACGAAATGGCGGAAATTTGGCTTGTAGAAATTAAAAATGAATCTTCCAAAGAGCAAACGGTTGATTTCATTCCCGCAGTGCCGATTTTCGGCGGAAACAGAGCTTACGTGGAATATCACAGAGACGTTGTTCGCCTTTACAATAAAAGCCAGGTTACAGACCATATAGAAATATTGCCCGGACTTGAGTGGGTTGAAGGTTCTACCGATTCAAGCGATATATGTTACCTTATGGGCGCCGCAACGCCCAACGGCAAAAAAGGCGACAGATTTTACTCCGATAGGGAAACGTTTCTCGGCGCAAATAATTCGTGGCTTAAACCGCAGGCAATTGTTGAAAACATACCGCCGAAAGCGCAGTGTTACGGTAAAGAAGCCGTCGGCGCAATAGAGTTTAAAAATATCGTTATTGCCGCCAGGAAATCAGTGAAATTTGCGGTTGTAAACGCTATAACGTTTGAAGGTTCTAAAGGCGCGCGGCAGCTTTTAAAAAAATACGATTATGCCGGTTCGGTTAAAGCGTTTGAAAAGTTAAATAATTTTTGGAAAGAAAGAACTTCCCGCGTTGTGATAACTACCCAAAATAAAGATTTCAATAATTTGTGGAATAACTGGTGGTGTTATCAGCTTTCAATGAGATATTGGTTTGGAAACACCGGACATCCTCAAACGGATTACGGTTCCGATTTTTCAGGCTGGAGAGATTTTTGGCAAGACATGATGGCGGCAACGGTTATAGACCCGAAAGACCTTGAAGAAAGAACCATGAAGACGCTTGAGGGTATTCGTTTAGACGGAACAAACGCCACAAGATTTTTTGCAAGAACAAAAGAGTTCGGCAGCGACGAAGTTAACGGTTTATGGTGCGACCATCCTTACTGGACTGCGCAAACCGTAATGCTGTTAATAAACTTCTTGGGCGATTACGGATTTTTATTAAAAAGCGGCATAGCATATTTTAAAGATTGCTACAGAAGCAGAGGGGAAGTAAAAGACGATACTTGGAAAAAAGGCGTTATAGATAATCAGAAAACCGCAAGCAAAACCGTATATAAAGGCACGGTTTTAGAGCATTTGCTTGTCCAGCTTTTAACCATGTTTTACGACGTCGGCAACAATAATTTGCTCAAACAGAAAAGAGCGGATTGGAACGACGCCGTAGATCAGGTAAAAGGCGAAAACGTAACTTTCACTTTTGGTCTTGCTTTAGATTGCAACGAGCTTGCAGACCTAATAGAAAAAGTAGCGCAGAAAAAGAATATTTCGGAAGTTGAAGTTTTTGAAGAGCTTGCATTGCTGATAGAAAAAAATGCGGCGCATGCGGATATTGCCGCAAAAGTCCGTCAGAAAACGCTTGAAAAATATCTTGCTAAAGTTAACGGAAATATCAGCGGCAAAAAAGTTAAAATTAAAGTTGCTGCTCTTGTTGCGGATTTAAGAAAAAAAGCCGCGCTTTCAATTGCCAACGCAAACAAAAAAGCTTTTAACGGCAGCTATTACAGCGGTTATATATTTGCCAACGGCAAACCGGTTGACGGCATATTTAAAAACGGAGCGCTGTCTAAGAAAAATCCTACTACCGATGATTTTGAAATGATGCTTATGCCTCAAACGTGGTCGTTGGTTTCAAAAGGCGCAGATAAAATAAAAGCGTCCGATAAAGTTATAAATTCCGTGTTTAAACATCTTCTTGATAAAAAAATCGGCGCGCTAAAACTTAATTATCCTCCGTATTTAAAGTTTGATAAAACTATCGGCAGAATTACCGGTTTTGCCGCCGGCACAAAAGAAAATAACGCATTGTTTTGCCATGCCAATTTATTTTTCACTTGGGCTTTATTGAGAAGAGACAGAGCTGACGATGCGTATAGAATATTTTCAGGGATTAATCCGTTAAATCAATATCAGGAAGTTTTCAGAAGCGGCCCGTGGATTCCCGAATACTATGTTTCTTCGGATAACCCTAATATTGCGGGAAGAGGCGAATATCCTATACTTACCGGCTCTGCGGCTTGGACAAGGTATTTGTTCCAGAATTTCTTTTTTGGCGTCAGAGGAGAGCTTGACGGGTTAAGAATTGACCCCAGACTTCCCGCGCATAAAGATTTCAACGGGGCAAAGCTGTCAATAGATTTTCGCGGCGCGCGTTATAACATTACATTTTTTAACGACGGCTTAAAGAAAAATACAAAAGCTTCAAAAATAGTCGTTAACGGCAAAGAAATAGAAGGAACGCTGGTAGCGCCGTTTGCAAAAGGCGTTTGCAATGTTGAAGTTTATTTAAAGTAA
- a CDS encoding outer membrane beta-barrel protein — MKKIVLVAAVVVAFTNLAFAEFGIFGNIRGSGNSSNFKDFASAPAPTLVGPSQKFSKQSPEEHGMTPGFGVFYEHSKLFGMSEKSYIGVNVSYNGIGEDRLGYSIEDSVYSIQHAQVTSNGYQIPITVYYKYKTSPKFALKAGAGVTYVFSKWELEYIESHIAGSASKTETILAPHVDLGIEWILGKVVTLGFDLSYALGGKSNNPYILLGYESVKLNRDFSGLYAGANLRFYIL; from the coding sequence ATGAAAAAAATTGTTTTAGTTGCAGCAGTGGTTGTAGCGTTTACAAATTTAGCGTTTGCTGAATTTGGTATTTTCGGTAACATAAGAGGCTCGGGAAACAGCAGTAACTTTAAAGATTTCGCCTCGGCGCCAGCTCCAACTTTAGTAGGTCCATCACAGAAATTTAGCAAACAATCGCCTGAAGAACATGGAATGACTCCGGGTTTTGGAGTTTTTTATGAACATTCAAAATTATTTGGTATGAGTGAAAAAAGTTACATAGGCGTTAACGTCAGCTATAATGGTATAGGTGAAGACCGTTTAGGATATAGCATAGAGGACTCTGTGTATAGTATTCAACATGCGCAGGTAACGTCTAACGGATACCAAATTCCTATAACTGTTTATTATAAGTATAAAACAAGTCCGAAGTTTGCGTTAAAAGCCGGCGCCGGAGTAACATATGTGTTTTCAAAATGGGAATTAGAATATATAGAATCGCATATTGCGGGTTCTGCTTCTAAAACAGAAACAATTCTTGCTCCTCATGTAGATTTAGGCATTGAGTGGATTCTTGGAAAAGTAGTTACTTTAGGATTTGATTTGTCTTATGCTTTAGGCGGTAAAAGCAATAACCCATACATTCTTCTCGGTTATGAAAGCGTAAAATTAAATAGAGATTTTTCCGGGCTTTACGCCGGCGCAAATTTGAGATTTTATATTCTGTAA